Proteins from a genomic interval of Zingiber officinale cultivar Zhangliang chromosome 2A, Zo_v1.1, whole genome shotgun sequence:
- the LOC122041708 gene encoding glucosamine inositolphosphorylceramide transferase 1-like — protein MGEKKSVRPVRSRGFWGSMSPRIGLARGWSFLGRSPFPVAFLLGSMTASGLVAVVFYWFVVSASRRTPDPALVGCRPDSEGSWSVGVFYGKSPFSLSPIELHGSSNPNSSAWPIANPVLTCAAPSSAGYPSNFVADPFLYLQDSVLYLFFESKSTTAMKGDIGVARSFDHGGTWEFLGIALEEPWHLSYPFVFSYQNQIYMMPEGNKKGELRLYRAVKFPLKWTLEKVIIRKPLIDASLIQYEGNYWLFGSDFSRFGVEKNAELEIWYSSSPLGPWKQHPRNPIYRIDKSLGARNGGRPFIYEGSLYRLGQDCSETYGRRLQIYKIEKLNKEEFQEVPANLRIEESKKGRNAWNGIRHHHLDTQQLPSGNWIAVMDGDRVPSGDSIRRFITGCTYTLLLFFLVMVMSILVGAANCCMASNRRHEYSWLRTRMHMNFRARRYITCIKSYGSSIRSRVNPKTCTGKLVLSLLVLLGISFVCMSVHFLTEGNGAEEAYIYEGQYSQFTMVTMTYEARLWNLKLYVKHYSQCESVREIVVVWNKGKPPSESEFDSAVPVRIRVEEQNSLNNRFKVDPLIKTRAVLELDDDILMTCNDIEKGFRVWRENPERLVGFYPRLIDGSPLQYRNERYARGKNGYNVILTGAAFMDSEYAFNKYWSEIAREGRNFVDHSFNCEDLLMNFLYANASAVRTVEYVHPAWAIDTSKLSTAAISRNTQVHYDIRTNCLSKFLSLYGSLPSRWEFGTRVDGWDR, from the exons ATGGGGGAGAAGAAGAGCGTGAGGCCGGTCCGCTCTAGGGGCTTTTGGGGCTCCATGTCGCCGCGGATCGGGCTGGCGCGGGGCTGGAGCTTCCTCGGCCGATCCCCCTTCCCCGTGGCCTTCCTCCTCGGCTCTATGACCGCATCCGGGCTCGTCGCCGTCGTCTTCTACTGGTTCGTCGTCTCTGCATCTCGACGCACCCCCGATCCGGCCCTCGTCGGGTGCCGTCCGGACAGCGAGGGCTCCTGGTCCGTCGGCGTCTTCTACGGAAAGAGCCCCTTCTCGCTTTCCCCCATCGAATTG CATGGGAGCAGCAACCCTAACAGTTCCGCTTGGCCGATTGCCAATCCCGTGCTAACTTGTGCGGCGCCATCAAGTGCAGGATATCCTAGCAATTTTGTTGCGGATCCGTTTCTTTATCTTCAG GACTCTGTTCTGTACTTATTCTTTGAGTCAAAAAGTACCACTGCTATGAAAGGTGATATTGGTGTTGCAAGAAGCTTTGATCATGGAGGCACCTGGGAATTTCTGGGCATTGCTTTAGAGGAGCCTTGGCATTTGTCTTATCCGTTTGTTTTCAGCTATCAGAACCAA ATTTATATGATGCCTGAGGGGAACAAAAAGGGTGAACTTCGACTCTACCGAGCTGTAAAATTTCCACTTAAATGGACTTTGGAGAAGGTTATCATAAGGAAGCCTCTTATAGATGCTTCCCTGATTCAGTATGAGGGTAACTATTGGCTCTTTGGTTCAGATTTTAGTAGATTTGGTGTTGAGAAGAATGCTGAGCTTGAAATCTGGTACAGTAGCTCACCTCTTGGCCCTTGGAAGCAACATCCCAGAAATCCGATCTACAGAATTGACAAAAGTTTAGGAGCTCGAAATGGTGGAAGACCCTTTATATATGAAGGTTCTTTGTACCGTTTGGGCCAGGACTGTAGTGAGACATATGGCAGAAGGTTGCAGATTTACAAAATtgaaaaactaaataaagaaGAATTCCAGGAAGTTCCTGCCAATCTGAGGATTGAAGAATCAAAGAAAGGTCGAAATGCCTGGAATGGCATCAGACATCACCACTTAGATACTCAGCAGCTTCCTTCAGGAAATTGGATTGCAGTTATGGATGGAGACCGTGTTCCTTCTGGTGATTCCATAAGGCGTTTTATCACAGGTTGCACATACACCCTGCTGTTGTTTTTCCTGGTCATGGTCATGTCCATCCTGGTAGGTGCAGCAAATTGTTGTATGGCATCTAATAGAAGACATGAATATTCTTGGCTTAGAACTCGTATGCATATGAACTTCAGGGCCCGAAGATACATTACATGCATTAAAAGCTATGGTTCTTCCATCAGGTCAAGGGTAAATCCAAAAACATGCACCGGCAAGCTAGTCCTCAGCTTACTTGTTCTTCTTGGCATATCTTTTGTGTGCATGTCTGTCCATTTTCTAACGGAAGGTAATGGAGCTGAAGAAGCTTACATCTATGAGGGCCAatattctcaatttacaatggtcaCAATGACTTACGAAGCTCGGCTTTGGAATTTGAAGCTTTATGTGAAACACTACTCCCAATGTGAATCAGTAAGAGAAATTGTAGTTGTATGGAATAAAGGAAAGCCCCCAAGCGAGAGTGAGTTTGACTCAGCTGTGCCTGTGAGGATACGTGTGGAAGAGCAGAATTCTCTTAACAACAGATTCAAGGTGGACCCTCTAATCAAAACAAGAGCAGTTCTTGAGCTAGACGATGATATATTGATGACGTGCAATGATATAGAGAAGGGCTTTAGGGTGTGGAGGGAGAATCCTGAGAGACTCGTTGGTTTCTATCCACGATTAATTGATGGCAGCCCATTGCAGTATAGAAACGAGAGATATGCCAGGGGGAAGAACGGTTACAATGTTATCCTCACTGGTGCTGCTTTCATGGACAGTGAGTATGCTTTCAATAAATATTGGAGCGAGATAGCAAGAGAGGGAAGAAACTTTGTTGATCATTCTTTCAACTGCGAGGACTTGTTGATGAATTTCTTGTATGCTAATGCCAGTGCAGTGCGGACCGTGGAGTATGTTCATCCTGCATGGGCTATCGATACTTCAAAGCTGTCAACTGCTGCAATTAGTCGCAACACCCAGGTGCACTATGACATTAGAACAAACTGCTTATCCAAGTTCTTATCCTTGTATGGTTCTCTTCCCTCAAGGTGGGAATTTGGTACTAGGGTGGATGGTTGGGATAGATAG
- the LOC122041709 gene encoding glycine dehydrogenase (decarboxylating), mitochondrial-like — protein sequence MERARKLAGRGILRGLISQTRSSTGTPAGTRQISSLAPSSVFPAGNSLFRPTAAESLLRNGQSRSISVEALRPSDTFPRRHNSATPEEQSTMATSCGFPSLEALIDATVPKSIRLPGMKFSKFDAGLTESEMIDHMSRLASKNKVFKSFIGMGYYNTFVPAVILRNIMENPAWYTQYTPYQAEIAQGRLESLLNYQTMISDLTALPMSNASLLDEGTAAAEAMAMCNNIQKAKKKTFIIASNCHPQTIDICKTRADGFDIKVVVSDLKDFDYRSNDVCGVLVQYPGTEGEILDYGEFIKNAHAHGVKVVMATDLLALTLLKPPGELGADIVVGSAQRFGVPMGYGGPHAAFLATSQEYKRMMPGRIIGVSVDSTGKPALRMAMQTREQHIRRDKATSNICTAQALLANMAAMYAVYHGPEGLKAIAQRVHGLAGAFALGLKKLGTVTVQDLPFFDTVKVHSSDANAIAEEACKNEINLRVVNSKTITVSFDETTTIEDVDRLLKVFNRGKPINFTAESLAPEIQTSIPKGLVRESPFLTHQIFNLYHTEHELLRYLHKLQSKDLSLCHSMIPLGSCTMKLNATAEMMPVTWPSFANLHPFAPTDQTQGYQEMFDDLGQLLCKITGFDSFSLQPNAGAAGEYAGLMVIRAYHFSRGDSHRNVCIIPVSAHGTNPASAAMCGMKIVAVGTDSKGNINIEELRKAAEANKNNLSALMVTYPSTHGVYEEGIDEICKIIHDNGGQVYMDGANMNAQVGLTSPGFIGADVCHLNLHKTFCIPHGGGGPGMGPIGVKKHLAPFLPSHPVVPTGGIPLPEKTQPLGAISAAPWGSALILPISYTYIAMMGSKGLTEASKIAILNANYMAKRLENYYPILFRGVNGTVAHEFIVDLRGFKTTAGIEPEDVAKRLMDYGFHAPTMSWPVPGTLMIEPTESESKAELDRFCDTLISIREEIAQIESGKADINNNVLKGAPHPPSLLMADTWSKPYSREYAAFPAAWLRGAKFWPTTGRVDNVYGDRNLICTLLPVSQMAEEDAAATA from the exons ATGGAGCGCGCGCGAAAGCTGGCTGGTCGGGGGATTCTACGGGGCTTGATCTCGCAGACAAGGTCGTCGACGGGGACGCCCGCCGGCACGCGCCAGATATCTTCGCTTGCGCCGTCTTCGGTCTTTCCGGCTGGAAATTCTCTCTTCCGGCCCACCGCCGCCGAGTCCTTGCTCCGCAATGGCCAATCCCGGTCCATCTCCGTCGAAGCCCTCCGCCCCTCCGACACCTTTCCTCGCCGCCACAACTCCGCCACGCCCGAGGAGCAATCCACCATGGCGACATCTTGCGGCTTCCCCTCACTCGAAGCCTTAATCGACGCAACCGTGCCCAAATCCATCCGCCTCCCCGGAATGAAGTTCTCGAAGTTCGACGCTGGACTCACGGAGTCTGAGATGATCGATCATATGAGCCGCCTCGCCTCCAAGAACAAGGTGTTCAAGTCCTTCATCGGGATGGGATACTACAACACCTTCGTCCCCGCCGTCATCCTCCGCAACATCATGGAGAACCCGGCGTGGTACACGCAGTACACCCCCTACCAGGCCGAGATAGCCCAGGGACGCCTCGAATCGCTTCTCAATTACCAGACCATGATTTCCGACCTCACCGCCCTCCCGATGTCCAACGCCTCCCTCCTCGACGAGGGCACCGCTGCCGCAGAGGCCATGGCGATGTGCAACAACATCCAGAAGGCTAAGAAGAAGACCTTCATAATCGCCTCGAACTGCCACCCACAGACTATCGACATCTGCAAGACCAGGGCCGACGGGTTCGACATCAAGGTCGTGGTCTCCGACCTCAAGGACTTCGATTACAGGTCAAACGATGTGTGCGGAGTCCTTGTTCAGTACCCCGGCACTGAAGGTGAGATCTTGGACTACGGGGAGTTCATCAAGAACGCGCACGCTCACGGCGTCAAGGTGGTGATGGCGACAGACCTGCTTGCACTGACCTTGCTTAAGCCCCCGGGTGAGCTCGGGGCCGACATCGTCGTTGGATCTGCACAGAGGTTTGGAGTTCCGATGGGCTACGGTGGTCCACATGCAGCGTTCCTGGCGACGTCGCAGGAGTATAAGAGGATGATGCCCGGCAGAATCATTGGAGTCAGTGTTGACTCCACTGGCAAGCCGGCACTGCGGATGGCAATGCAGACAAGGGAGCAGCATATTAGGAGAGACAAGGCCACCAGCAACATCTGCACTGCTCAG GCATTGCTTGCAAACATGGCCGCAATGTATGCTGTCTACCATGGCCCTGAAGGCCTCAAAGCTATTGCCCAGAGGGTCCATGGTCTTGCTGGAGCCTTTGCACTTGGATTAAAGAAGCTAGGGACTGTGACTGTTCAAGACCTTCCATTCTTTGATACAGTAAAAGTCCATTCTTCTGATGCAAATGCAATTGCTGAAGAGGCATGCAAGAATGAAATTAATCTCCGGGTCGTCAACTCCAAAACG ATAACTGTGTCCTTTGATGAGACAACAACCATTGAGGATGTTGATAGGCTTCTCAAAGTTTTTAATCGTGGCAAGCCT ATCAACTTCACTGCAGAGTCACTAGCTCCAGAAATACAGACATCTATTCCAAAGGGCCTTGTCAGAGAAAGTCCATTTTTGACACACCAAATCTTTAACTT GTATCACACAGAACATGAGCTACTGCGGTATCTCCACAAGCTACAATCCAAAGATCTTTCTTTATGCCACAGTATGATCCCTCTTGGATCTTGCACAATGAAACTCAATGCTACTGCAGAGATGATGCCTGTGACTTGGCCTAGCTTTGCGAATCTTCACCCTTTTGCCCCTACTGACCAGACTCAAGGATACCAA GAAATGTTTGATGATCTTGGTCAGCTTCTGTGTAAAATCACTGgatttgattctttctcattgcaACCAAATGCTGGTGCTGCCGGTGAATATGCTGGGCTCATGGTCATTCGTGCTTACCATTTT TCAAGAGGAGATAGCCATCGTAATGTCTGCATCATTCCCGTTTCTGCTCATGGGACAAATCCGGCAAGTGCAGCTATGTGTGGAATGAAGATTGTTGCTGTTGGAACAGATTCCAAGGGTAATATTAACATAGAAGAATTAAGAAAAGCAGCTGAGGCCAACAAGAACAATTTGTCTGCTCTGATG GTTACCTACCCATCTACTCATGGAGTCTATGAAGAAGGCATTGATGAAATTTGCAAGATTATCCATGACAATGGCGGACAGGTTTACATGGATGGTGCTAACATGAATGCTCAG GTCGGCCTCACTAGTCCAGGCTTTATTGGAGCCGACGTCTGCCATCTTAACCTCCACAAGACATTTTGCATTCCACACGGCGGAGGTGGCCCAGGAATGGGACCCATTGGAGTGAAGAAGCATTTGGCTCCATTTTTACCATCACACCCCGTG GTGCCTACTGGTGGGATACCTCTCCCTGAGAAGACCCAGCCACTTGGTGCGATATCTGCAGCACCATGGGGATCTGCACTCATTCTGCCAATCTCATACACATACATAGCCATGATGGGTTCCAAGGGGTTAACCGAAGCTTCAAAGATTGCGATACTCAATGCGAACTACATGGCAAAGCGCCTCGAG AACTATTATCCTATTCTTTTCCGAGGAGTCAATGGAACCGTTGCTCATGAATTCATTGTAGACTTGAGGGGGTTCAAG ACTACTGCTGGTATTGAGCCTGAAGATGTTGCCAAGCGTCTAATGGATTACGGATTCCATGCGCCAACGATGTCTTGGCCAGTGCCAGGGACACTCATGATCGAACCCACAGAGAGCGAAAGCAAG GCAGAGTTAGACAGGTTCTGCGACACCCTTATTTCCATCAGGGAAGAAATTGCACAGATTGAGAGTGGAAAAGCTGATATTAACAACAATGTTTTGAAG GGTGCTCCTCATCCTCCTTCATTGCTAATGGCCGATACCTGGAGCAAACCCTACTCGAGGGAGTACGCAGCTTTCCCTGCCGCATGGCTCCGAGGCGCCAAGTTCTGGCCAACTACAG GGCGTGTCGATAATGTGTACGGCGACCGAAACCTCATCTGCACTCTTCTTCCTGTGTCGCAAATGGCTGAAGAAGATGCAGCTGCTACTGCCTAA
- the LOC122041710 gene encoding uncharacterized protein LOC122041710, with amino-acid sequence MAVTPAPPNRPSPPGPAEKRFLRRSLRFFLAANIAFGVYALLTTSKKEPSEKEGEEAAKMVPAASVTLEPATPDKKTVVATVTPPTEVLPPITEQEQRELFEWILEEKRKVKPNTLDEKKKIEEEKALLKQLIRAKSIPSIYEPHIS; translated from the exons ATGGCCGTCACGCCGGCGCCTCCTAACCGTCCGTCGCCGCCTGGGCCAGCAGAGAAGAGATTCCTTCGCCGATCCCTGCGCTTCTTTCTCGCCGCTAATATCGCCTTCGGAG TATATGCCCTCTTGACAACATCAAAGAAAGAGCCATCCGAGAAGGAGGGGGAAGAAGCTGCGAAAATGGTTCCTGCTGCTTCTGTCACCCTTGAACCTGCAACTCCTGATAAGAAAACGGTGGTTGCAACCGTTACACCTCCAACCGAGGTGCTGCCTCCGATCACAGAGCAGGAGCAACGAGAGCTATTTGAATGGATTCTCGAGGAAAAGAGAAAGGTCAAACCGAATACTCTGGATGAGAAGAAGAAAATTGAAGAGGAGAAAGCTCTCCTCAAGCAGCTCATCCGAGCCAAGTCTATTCCCAGCATCTATGAGCCTCATATTTCTTGA